In the Streptomyces sp. cg36 genome, one interval contains:
- a CDS encoding diaminobutyrate--2-oxoglutarate transaminase family protein: protein MLRRQSLRESAARTYARSLPIVPVRARGLTIEGADGRRYLDCLAGAGTLALGHNHPVVLEAIRKVLDSGAPLHALDLATPVKDAFTTELFSTLPSQLADRARIQFCSPAGTDAVEAALKLVRTATGRSGLLAFTGAYHGMTAGALDASGGAKDARVTRLPFPLDYRCPYGVGGDRGAELAARWTENLLDDPKGGVPAPAAMIVEPVQGEGGVNPAPDTWLRRMRDLTAARSIPLIADEVQTGVGRTGAFWAVQHSGIVPDVMVLSKAIGGSLPLAVIVYRDDLDVWQPGAHAGTFRGNQLAMAAGTATLAYVRENQLAERAALLGARITARLQGLAADHPCIGDVRGRGLMIGVEIVDPEHEDPTTGIPVCAPTLATAIQRECLRRGLIVELGGRHSSVVRLLPPLTLTDEQANAVLDRLADALAAAEHTTRHPTDPGPSH from the coding sequence ATCCTGCGGCGCCAGTCCCTGCGCGAATCCGCCGCCCGGACCTACGCCCGCTCCCTCCCCATCGTGCCCGTACGGGCCCGCGGACTCACCATCGAAGGAGCCGACGGACGGCGCTACCTCGACTGCCTCGCCGGAGCCGGCACCCTCGCCCTCGGCCACAACCACCCCGTCGTCCTCGAAGCCATCCGCAAAGTCCTCGACTCCGGCGCCCCCCTGCACGCCCTCGACCTCGCCACCCCCGTCAAAGACGCCTTCACCACCGAACTGTTCAGCACCCTGCCCAGCCAACTCGCCGACCGCGCCCGCATCCAGTTCTGCAGCCCCGCCGGAACCGACGCCGTCGAAGCCGCCCTGAAACTCGTCCGCACCGCCACCGGCCGCAGCGGACTCCTCGCCTTCACCGGCGCCTACCACGGCATGACCGCCGGCGCGCTCGACGCCTCCGGCGGCGCCAAGGACGCCCGCGTCACCCGGCTGCCCTTCCCCCTCGACTACCGCTGCCCCTACGGCGTCGGCGGCGACCGCGGCGCCGAACTCGCCGCCCGCTGGACCGAAAACCTCCTCGACGACCCCAAGGGCGGCGTCCCCGCACCCGCCGCGATGATCGTCGAACCCGTCCAGGGCGAAGGCGGCGTCAACCCCGCGCCCGACACCTGGCTGCGCCGCATGCGCGACCTCACCGCCGCCCGGTCCATCCCGCTCATCGCCGACGAGGTCCAGACCGGCGTCGGACGCACCGGCGCCTTCTGGGCCGTCCAGCACAGCGGCATCGTCCCCGACGTCATGGTCCTGTCCAAAGCCATCGGCGGCTCCCTGCCCCTCGCCGTCATCGTCTACCGCGACGACCTCGACGTCTGGCAGCCCGGCGCCCACGCCGGCACCTTCCGCGGCAACCAACTCGCCATGGCCGCCGGAACAGCCACCCTCGCCTACGTACGCGAGAACCAACTCGCCGAACGCGCCGCCCTCCTCGGCGCCCGCATCACCGCCCGCCTCCAAGGACTCGCCGCCGACCACCCCTGCATCGGCGACGTCCGCGGCCGAGGACTCATGATCGGCGTCGAAATCGTCGACCCCGAACACGAAGACCCCACCACCGGCATCCCGGTCTGCGCCCCCACCCTCGCCACCGCGATCCAGCGCGAATGCCTGCGCCGCGGCCTCATCGTCGAACTCGGCGGCCGGCACTCCAGCGTCGTACGGCTGCTGCCGCCCCTCACCCTCACCGACGAACAGGCCAACGCCGTCCTCGACCGGCTCGCCGACGCCCTCGCCGCCGCCGAGCACACCACGCGCCACCCCACCGACCCCGGGCCGTCCCACTGA
- a CDS encoding bifunctional (p)ppGpp synthetase/guanosine-3',5'-bis(diphosphate) 3'-pyrophosphohydrolase, with protein sequence MSAEATNPDAGSRRRGLPRIDLRRLGRAAVLGPASRDRLPDAIGHVAEAHRAHHPDADLAVLRRAYVLAETSHRGQFRKSGEPYITHPLAVTLILAELGAETTTLTASLLHDTVEDTEVTLDQVRAEFGEEVTYLVDGVTKLEKVDYGAAAEPETFRKMLVATGNDVRVMSIKLADRLHNMRTLGVMRPEKQARIAKVTRDVLIPLAERLGVQALKTELEDLVFAILHPDEYERTRALIAANSGTQDPLTTIADGVRAVLREAGISAEVLIRPRHFVSVHRVQLKRGEMRGTDFGRLLVLVGEDADCYAVLGELHTCFTPVVSEFKDFIAAPKFNLYQSLHTAVASADGAVAEVLIRTHQMHKVAEAGVVALGNPYTGGGPGDGATAAADEREDPTRPGWLSRLLDWQQSAPDPDTFWSSLREDLAQDREITVFCADGRTLGLPAGASCVDAAYAQYGEGAHRCIGARVNGRLATLGTVLSDGDAVQLLLAQDAASGPSPDWLDHARTPAARIAITGWLAAHPEGVKVPAAAPRPQVSVATDRRSAANAVTDLPDATVRLAGCCTPVPPDAVTGFAVRGGAVTVHREECPAVARMTALGRARVGVRWGATAACRVTLVAEAFGRPRLLADLTEAIATAGAAIVSATVEPPSEQRVRHTYTLQLADAAELPALMRVMRDVPGVYDVSRAQHPAAAG encoded by the coding sequence ATGAGTGCAGAGGCCACGAACCCTGACGCAGGGAGTCGCCGACGCGGCCTCCCCAGGATCGACCTCCGCAGACTGGGCCGGGCCGCCGTGCTCGGCCCGGCCTCCCGCGACCGCCTCCCCGACGCCATCGGGCACGTGGCCGAGGCGCACCGGGCCCACCACCCCGACGCGGACCTCGCGGTGCTGCGGCGCGCCTACGTCCTCGCGGAAACGTCCCACCGCGGTCAGTTCCGCAAGAGCGGCGAGCCCTACATCACGCATCCGCTGGCCGTCACCCTCATCCTCGCCGAACTCGGCGCCGAGACCACCACCTTGACGGCCTCGCTCCTCCACGACACCGTCGAGGACACCGAGGTGACCCTCGATCAGGTAAGAGCCGAGTTCGGCGAGGAAGTCACCTATCTGGTGGACGGCGTCACCAAGTTGGAGAAGGTCGACTACGGCGCGGCGGCCGAACCCGAGACCTTCCGCAAGATGCTCGTGGCCACCGGCAACGACGTCCGCGTGATGTCCATCAAACTCGCCGACCGGCTGCACAACATGCGCACCCTGGGCGTGATGCGCCCGGAGAAACAGGCGAGGATCGCCAAAGTCACCCGGGACGTACTGATCCCGCTCGCCGAACGGCTGGGCGTGCAGGCCCTCAAGACCGAACTGGAGGATCTGGTTTTCGCCATCCTCCACCCCGACGAATACGAGCGCACCCGGGCCCTCATCGCCGCCAACTCCGGCACCCAGGACCCCCTCACCACCATCGCCGACGGCGTACGCGCGGTCCTGCGCGAGGCGGGCATCAGCGCCGAAGTCCTCATCCGCCCCCGCCACTTCGTCTCCGTCCACCGCGTGCAGCTCAAACGCGGCGAGATGCGCGGCACCGACTTCGGCCGGCTGCTCGTCCTGGTCGGCGAGGACGCCGACTGCTACGCCGTCCTCGGCGAACTCCACACCTGCTTCACCCCGGTCGTCTCCGAGTTCAAGGACTTCATCGCCGCCCCCAAGTTCAACCTGTACCAGTCGCTGCACACCGCGGTGGCCAGCGCCGACGGGGCCGTCGCCGAAGTCCTCATCCGCACCCACCAGATGCACAAGGTCGCCGAGGCCGGCGTCGTCGCCCTCGGCAACCCCTACACCGGCGGCGGACCCGGCGACGGCGCCACCGCGGCGGCCGACGAGCGCGAGGACCCCACCCGGCCCGGCTGGCTCTCCCGCCTGCTGGACTGGCAGCAGAGCGCCCCCGACCCCGACACCTTCTGGTCCTCCCTCCGGGAGGACCTGGCACAGGACCGCGAGATCACCGTGTTCTGCGCCGACGGCCGCACCCTGGGCCTGCCCGCCGGAGCCAGCTGCGTGGACGCCGCCTACGCCCAGTACGGGGAAGGCGCCCACCGCTGCATCGGCGCGCGCGTCAACGGCCGCCTGGCCACGCTCGGCACCGTCCTGAGCGACGGCGACGCCGTGCAGCTCCTGCTCGCCCAGGACGCCGCCTCCGGGCCCTCGCCGGACTGGCTCGACCACGCCAGGACCCCCGCCGCGCGCATCGCCATCACCGGCTGGCTCGCCGCACACCCCGAAGGCGTCAAGGTCCCGGCCGCCGCGCCCCGCCCCCAGGTGTCCGTCGCCACCGACCGGCGCAGCGCCGCCAACGCCGTCACCGACCTGCCGGACGCCACCGTCCGCCTCGCCGGCTGTTGTACGCCGGTGCCGCCCGACGCGGTCACCGGCTTCGCGGTCCGCGGCGGGGCCGTCACCGTGCACCGCGAGGAGTGCCCGGCGGTGGCCCGGATGACGGCCCTGGGACGGGCCCGCGTCGGGGTGCGCTGGGGCGCCACCGCCGCCTGCCGGGTGACCCTGGTCGCCGAGGCGTTCGGCCGCCCGCGGCTGCTCGCCGACCTCACCGAGGCCATCGCCACGGCCGGCGCCGCCATCGTCTCCGCCACCGTCGAACCGCCCAGCGAACAGCGTGTGCGCCACACCTACACCCTGCAGCTGGCGGACGCCGCCGAGCTGCCCGCCCTGATGCGCGTGATGCGCGACGTCCCCGGCGTCTACGACGTCAGCCGCGCCCAGCACCCGGCCGCCGCCGGCTGA
- the miaA gene encoding tRNA (adenosine(37)-N6)-dimethylallyltransferase MiaA, which yields MRTAAPAPRVIAVVGPTAAGKSDLGVFLAQQLGGEVVNADSMQLYRGMDIGTAKLTLEERGGVPHHLLDIWDVTEPASVAEYQKLARAEIDRLLAEGRTPVLVGGSGLYVRGAIDVLDFPGTDPQVRARLEAELERDGSGALHHRLAAADPEAARVILPSNGRRIVRALEVIEITGKPFTANLPGHDSVYDTVQIGVDVGRPELDERITVRVDRMWEAGLVEEVRELEALGLREGRTASRALGYQQVLTMLAGECTEEEARTDTVRTTKRFARRQDTWFRRDPRVHWLSGAAEDRGELPRQALALVERAVTA from the coding sequence GTGAGAACTGCAGCTCCCGCCCCGCGGGTCATCGCCGTCGTCGGTCCGACAGCAGCCGGAAAGTCCGATCTGGGCGTCTTCCTGGCCCAGCAACTGGGCGGCGAGGTCGTCAACGCCGACTCGATGCAGCTCTACCGGGGGATGGACATCGGCACCGCCAAGCTGACGCTCGAAGAGCGCGGCGGAGTCCCGCACCACCTCCTGGACATCTGGGACGTCACCGAGCCCGCCAGTGTCGCCGAGTACCAGAAGCTCGCCCGCGCCGAGATCGACCGGCTGCTCGCCGAGGGCCGCACCCCCGTCCTCGTCGGCGGCTCCGGACTCTACGTGCGCGGCGCCATCGACGTACTGGACTTCCCCGGCACCGACCCGCAGGTGCGCGCGCGCCTGGAGGCGGAGCTGGAGCGCGACGGCTCCGGCGCCCTGCACCACCGCCTCGCCGCCGCCGACCCCGAGGCGGCCCGGGTGATCCTGCCCAGCAACGGACGCCGGATCGTGCGCGCCCTGGAGGTCATCGAGATCACCGGCAAGCCCTTCACCGCCAACCTGCCCGGCCACGACTCCGTGTACGACACCGTGCAGATCGGCGTGGACGTCGGCCGCCCCGAACTCGACGAGCGGATCACCGTCCGGGTCGACCGGATGTGGGAGGCGGGCCTCGTCGAGGAGGTGCGCGAGCTGGAGGCGCTCGGACTGCGCGAGGGTCGCACCGCCTCGCGCGCGCTGGGCTACCAGCAGGTGCTCACCATGCTCGCGGGCGAGTGCACCGAGGAGGAGGCGCGGACCGACACCGTCCGCACCACCAAGCGCTTCGCGCGCCGCCAGGACACCTGGTTCCGCCGCGACCCCCGGGTGCACTGGCTCAGCGGCGCCGCCGAGGACCGCGGAGAACTCCCGCGGCAGGCGCTGGCGTTGGTCGAACGAGCGGTTACAGCCTGA
- a CDS encoding serine protease: MRPTRPNFAVRGARGAHRRTSPVLAALGLAATLALTATACGPGGDDNADGKPTASAAAGGDGGLQIPDDIKDRLKKHGIDPDKWKNGEWKNWDKSKWLREAKDFVNPIIQDLWDPDRMRKADKQPQKPVPNDISGDKGVTDPTPAPVKARAQKAPYHTSLPELGKLFFDGPEGSMVCSATVVKDPAHPGKSNMVWTAGHCVHAGTKGGWYRNIAFVPSYNNSDLPLAQLQKASREQIAPYGVYWADWAQTSKQWIQGGGPTGGQGAPYDFAVLHVTPEKGKGGKSLEETVGAALPVDFDAPAVPKIASMTANGYPAAPPYDGQKLYQCKDRPGRLSLDAGAPTMYRLGCTMTGGSSGGGWIAAGADGKPALVSNTSIGPVTAGWLAGPRLGPEAKGVYDSVSGKYAGR, from the coding sequence ATGCGACCGACACGTCCGAACTTCGCCGTGCGCGGTGCGAGGGGCGCCCATCGCCGCACCTCCCCCGTGCTGGCCGCGCTCGGCCTCGCGGCCACGCTCGCACTGACCGCCACCGCGTGCGGCCCGGGCGGCGACGACAACGCGGACGGGAAGCCGACCGCGTCGGCGGCGGCCGGCGGCGACGGCGGGCTCCAGATCCCGGACGACATCAAGGACCGGCTGAAGAAGCACGGCATCGATCCGGACAAGTGGAAGAACGGGGAGTGGAAGAACTGGGACAAGTCCAAGTGGCTGCGCGAGGCCAAGGACTTCGTCAACCCGATCATCCAGGACCTGTGGGACCCGGACCGGATGCGCAAGGCCGACAAGCAGCCGCAGAAGCCGGTTCCCAATGACATCTCGGGCGACAAGGGCGTCACGGACCCGACTCCGGCTCCGGTCAAGGCGCGGGCGCAGAAGGCTCCCTACCACACGAGCCTGCCGGAGCTGGGCAAGCTGTTCTTCGACGGGCCCGAGGGTTCGATGGTGTGCTCGGCGACCGTGGTGAAGGATCCGGCGCACCCGGGCAAGTCGAACATGGTGTGGACGGCGGGCCACTGCGTCCACGCGGGCACGAAGGGCGGCTGGTACCGCAACATCGCGTTCGTGCCGTCGTACAACAACTCCGATCTGCCGCTGGCGCAGTTGCAGAAGGCGAGCCGGGAGCAGATCGCGCCGTACGGCGTGTACTGGGCGGACTGGGCGCAGACGTCGAAGCAGTGGATCCAGGGCGGCGGTCCGACCGGCGGCCAGGGCGCTCCGTACGACTTCGCGGTGCTGCACGTGACGCCGGAGAAGGGCAAGGGCGGCAAGTCGCTGGAGGAGACGGTCGGTGCGGCCCTTCCGGTGGACTTCGACGCCCCGGCGGTGCCGAAGATCGCGAGCATGACGGCGAACGGCTATCCGGCGGCGCCGCCGTACGACGGCCAGAAGCTGTACCAGTGCAAGGACAGGCCGGGCCGGCTGTCGCTGGACGCGGGTGCGCCGACGATGTACCGGCTGGGCTGCACGATGACCGGTGGTTCCTCCGGTGGCGGCTGGATCGCGGCGGGCGCGGACGGCAAGCCGGCGCTGGTGTCGAACACGTCGATCGGTCCGGTGACGGCGGGCTGGCTGGCGGGTCCGCGCCTCGGTCCGGAGGCCAAGGGCGTGTACGACTCGGTGAGTGGCAAGTACGCGGGCCGGTAG
- the dapF gene encoding diaminopimelate epimerase, which produces MNNTTPLAYLKGHGTENDFVIVPDPDNTVDLPAAVVARLCDRRAGIGGDGLLHVVRSAAHPEARAMADEAEWFMDYRNSDGSIAEMCGNGVRVFAAHLRRAGLVEDGDLAIATRGGVKKAHIAKSGDITVSMGRALLPAEGVTVTVDGRSWPARNVNMGNPHAVAFVEDLAHAGELRAVPPFSPAEVYPQGVNIEFVVDRGPAHVAMRVHERGSGETRSCGTGACAVAVAAARRDGADPAVTGAPVTYTVDLPGGTLAITEFPDGEIEMTGPAVIVAEGVIDPAFLETAMA; this is translated from the coding sequence GTGAACAACACCACGCCGCTCGCCTACCTCAAGGGCCACGGGACCGAGAACGACTTCGTGATCGTCCCCGACCCGGACAACACCGTCGACCTGCCCGCCGCCGTCGTCGCCCGCCTCTGCGACCGCCGCGCCGGCATCGGCGGCGACGGGCTGCTCCACGTGGTGCGCAGCGCCGCCCACCCCGAGGCGCGCGCGATGGCCGACGAGGCCGAGTGGTTCATGGACTACCGCAACTCCGACGGCTCCATCGCCGAGATGTGCGGCAACGGAGTGCGCGTCTTCGCCGCCCATCTGCGCCGCGCCGGTCTCGTCGAGGACGGCGACCTGGCCATCGCCACCCGCGGCGGCGTCAAGAAGGCGCACATCGCCAAGAGCGGCGACATCACCGTCTCCATGGGCCGCGCCCTGCTGCCCGCCGAAGGCGTCACCGTCACCGTCGACGGCCGCAGCTGGCCCGCCCGCAACGTCAACATGGGCAACCCGCACGCGGTGGCGTTCGTCGAGGACCTCGCCCACGCGGGCGAGCTGCGCGCGGTGCCGCCCTTCAGCCCGGCCGAGGTCTACCCGCAGGGCGTGAACATCGAGTTCGTCGTCGACCGCGGCCCCGCCCACGTCGCGATGCGCGTGCACGAGCGCGGCTCCGGCGAGACCCGCTCCTGCGGTACGGGCGCGTGCGCGGTGGCCGTCGCCGCGGCCCGCCGCGACGGCGCCGACCCGGCCGTCACCGGCGCCCCCGTGACGTACACGGTCGACCTCCCGGGCGGGACCCTGGCGATCACCGAGTTCCCGGACGGCGAGATCGAGATGACCGGCCCCGCCGTGATCGTCGCCGAGGGCGTCATCGACCCGGCGTTCCTCGAAACGGCCATGGCCTGA
- the hflX gene encoding GTPase HflX: MTSSSSPSQDEQSFAEKNRTESLRADALMEEDVAWSHEIDGARDGAQLDRSERAALRRVAGLSTELEDVTEVEYRQLRLERVVLVGVWTTGTLKDAENSLAELAALAETAGAMVLDGVYQRRDKPDPATYIGSGKAQELRDIVLESGADTVVCDGELSPGQLIHLEDVVKVKVVDRTALILDIFAQHAKSREGKAQVSLAQMQYMLPRLRGWGQSLSRQMGGGGSGSSGGGMATRGPGETKIETDRRRIREKMAKMRREIAEMKTGREIKRQERRRNKVPSVAIAGYTNAGKSSLLNRLTGAGVLVENALFATLDPTVRRAETPSGRLYTLADTVGFVRHLPHHLVEAFRSTMEEVGDSDLILHVVDGSHPAPEEQLAAVREVIREVGAVDVPEIVVINKADAADPLVLQRLLRIEKHSIAVSARTGMGIEELLGIIDAELPRPEVEIEALVPYTHGQLVSRAHAEGEVISEEHTPEGTLLKARVHEVLAAELAPYVPAKH, from the coding sequence ATGACCTCCTCTTCATCCCCTTCCCAGGACGAGCAGAGCTTCGCGGAGAAGAACCGCACCGAGAGCCTTCGGGCCGATGCCCTGATGGAAGAGGACGTCGCCTGGAGCCACGAGATCGACGGCGCACGGGACGGCGCACAGCTGGACCGCTCCGAGCGCGCGGCCCTGCGGCGCGTGGCGGGCCTCTCCACCGAGCTGGAAGACGTCACCGAGGTCGAGTACCGGCAGCTGCGCCTGGAGCGCGTGGTGCTGGTCGGCGTCTGGACCACGGGAACGCTGAAGGACGCGGAGAACTCGCTGGCCGAGCTCGCGGCCCTCGCCGAGACGGCGGGCGCGATGGTGCTGGACGGTGTGTACCAGCGTCGCGACAAGCCCGACCCGGCCACCTACATCGGCTCCGGCAAGGCGCAGGAGCTGCGGGACATCGTCCTGGAGTCCGGCGCCGACACCGTCGTCTGCGACGGTGAGCTCAGCCCCGGCCAGCTGATCCACCTGGAAGACGTCGTCAAGGTCAAGGTGGTCGACCGGACCGCGCTGATCCTCGACATCTTCGCCCAGCACGCCAAGTCCCGGGAGGGCAAGGCGCAGGTCTCGCTGGCGCAGATGCAGTACATGCTGCCCAGGCTGCGCGGCTGGGGCCAGTCGCTGTCCCGGCAGATGGGTGGTGGCGGCTCCGGCTCGTCCGGCGGCGGCATGGCCACCCGCGGTCCCGGTGAGACCAAGATCGAGACGGACCGGCGGCGGATCCGCGAGAAGATGGCGAAGATGCGCCGGGAGATCGCGGAGATGAAGACCGGCCGCGAGATCAAGCGCCAGGAGCGCCGCCGCAACAAGGTGCCCTCGGTCGCCATCGCGGGCTACACCAACGCTGGAAAGTCCTCGCTGCTCAACCGTCTGACGGGCGCGGGCGTCCTGGTGGAGAACGCGCTGTTCGCCACCCTCGACCCGACCGTGCGCCGGGCCGAGACCCCCAGCGGCCGGCTGTACACCCTGGCCGACACCGTCGGCTTCGTCCGGCACCTGCCGCACCACCTGGTCGAGGCGTTCCGCTCCACCATGGAGGAGGTCGGCGACTCCGACCTCATCCTGCACGTGGTGGACGGCTCGCACCCGGCTCCGGAGGAGCAGCTGGCCGCCGTGCGCGAGGTGATCCGCGAGGTGGGCGCCGTCGACGTGCCCGAGATCGTGGTCATCAACAAGGCGGACGCGGCCGACCCGCTGGTCCTGCAGCGCCTGCTGCGGATCGAGAAGCACTCCATCGCGGTCTCCGCCCGTACGGGCATGGGCATCGAGGAGCTCCTCGGCATCATCGACGCCGAGCTGCCCCGCCCCGAGGTCGAGATCGAGGCCCTCGTGCCGTACACGCACGGACAGCTGGTCTCGCGCGCCCACGCCGAGGGCGAGGTGATCTCCGAGGAGCACACCCCGGAGGGCACGCTGCTCAAGGCGCGGGTGCACGAGGTGCTGGCGGCGGAGCTCGCTCCGTACGTACCGGCCAAGCACTGA
- a CDS encoding M1 family metallopeptidase, producing the protein MLLTSRRTRAALLATAAACVLAAAPPPAVPLGIGDTLFPHLGNPGIDVLSYDIALTYQGDNRKPLEAVTTIDARATEWSDRINLDFARGAVRGVEVDGQKAEFTSADEDLVIEPPHPVHPGEDLRITVRHTSDPAGGDDGGWVRTDDGLVMANQADAAHRVFPCNDHPSDKAMFTFRVDAPSPYTVVANGLPAGRTEAGGRKVWVYRTEHPMATELAQVSIGRSAVLRRTGPHGLPVRDVVPAADRQLMEPWLKKTPGEIAWMEQQVGPYPFETYGVLVASAQTGFELETQTLSLFERNLFARSAFPEWYVDSVMVHELAHHWFGDSVSPRAWSDLWLNEGHATWYEALYAQERGKRTLETRMREAYRQSDGWRADGGPPAAPKKPAPGQKISIFRPVVYDGSALVLYALRQEIGAARFATLERRWVADHRDGTASTADFIALASEVAGRDLDGFLKGWLYAAKTPPMPGHRDWRSTAPAPARARGGTR; encoded by the coding sequence ATGCTGCTCACCTCACGCCGTACGCGCGCCGCGCTCCTGGCCACGGCCGCGGCCTGCGTCCTGGCCGCCGCCCCGCCCCCCGCCGTACCGCTCGGCATCGGCGACACCCTCTTCCCGCACCTGGGCAACCCGGGAATCGACGTCCTCTCGTACGACATCGCCCTCACCTATCAGGGCGACAACCGCAAGCCGCTGGAGGCCGTCACCACCATCGACGCGCGGGCCACCGAATGGAGCGACCGCATCAACCTCGACTTCGCGCGCGGAGCGGTGCGCGGCGTCGAAGTCGACGGGCAGAAGGCCGAGTTCACCAGCGCCGACGAAGACCTGGTCATCGAGCCGCCGCACCCGGTGCACCCCGGCGAGGACCTGCGGATCACCGTGCGCCACACCAGCGACCCGGCGGGCGGCGACGACGGCGGCTGGGTGCGCACCGACGACGGACTGGTCATGGCCAACCAGGCGGACGCGGCGCACCGGGTGTTCCCCTGCAACGACCATCCCTCCGACAAAGCCATGTTCACCTTCCGCGTCGACGCGCCCAGCCCGTACACGGTCGTCGCCAACGGGCTGCCCGCGGGGCGGACCGAGGCAGGCGGCCGGAAGGTGTGGGTGTACCGCACCGAGCACCCCATGGCCACCGAACTCGCCCAGGTCTCCATCGGCCGCTCCGCCGTCCTGCGCCGCACGGGCCCGCACGGGCTGCCCGTGCGCGACGTGGTCCCGGCGGCCGACCGGCAGCTCATGGAGCCCTGGCTCAAGAAGACGCCCGGCGAGATCGCGTGGATGGAGCAGCAGGTCGGCCCCTACCCGTTCGAGACGTACGGCGTGCTCGTGGCGAGCGCGCAGACCGGCTTCGAGCTGGAGACCCAGACGCTCTCGCTCTTCGAACGCAACCTGTTCGCGCGCTCCGCCTTCCCCGAGTGGTACGTCGACTCGGTGATGGTGCACGAGCTGGCCCACCACTGGTTCGGCGACAGCGTCTCCCCGCGCGCGTGGTCCGACCTCTGGCTCAACGAGGGACACGCCACCTGGTACGAGGCGCTGTACGCCCAGGAGCGGGGCAAGCGGACCCTGGAGACGCGCATGCGGGAGGCGTACCGGCAGTCCGACGGCTGGCGCGCCGACGGCGGCCCGCCCGCCGCGCCCAAGAAGCCCGCCCCCGGCCAGAAGATCAGCATCTTCCGGCCGGTGGTCTACGACGGCAGCGCCCTGGTGCTGTACGCGCTGCGCCAGGAGATCGGCGCGGCCCGCTTCGCCACGCTGGAGCGGCGCTGGGTGGCCGACCACCGCGACGGCACCGCCTCGACCGCCGACTTCATCGCGCTGGCCTCCGAGGTCGCCGGGCGCGACCTCGACGGGTTCCTCAAGGGCTGGCTGTACGCGGCGAAGACCCCGCCGATGCCCGGCCACCGGGACTGGCGCAGCACCGCCCCCGCGCCCGCCCGCGCCCGGGGCGGCACCCGCTAG
- a CDS encoding serine protease, with protein sequence MRSIRPLLASTGLAAALALTATACGPGDDGADGKPSASSTAQGKGDGGQGLSGDVAGALKKHGVDLDKWKNGDWKNWDKSKWLREAKDFVNPVIAGLWKPERMKSAKDPQKTMAAGDVNSDPGISDPEPRPVRAKAESLPYHNYAAPVGKVFFDSPKGAMVCSGTVVKDPAHPGRSNLVWTAGHCVHAGAGGGWYRNIAFVPAYNDQGKSAAQLQNAQPQEVAPYGAYWADWASTSGEWISGGGPTGGTGAPFDYAVLHVKPENGGKSLEETVGNALTVNFSTPAAHSVPAMGAWGYPAAPPYDGSKMFKCVDRPGRLSIAPGTPAMYRIGCTMTGGSSGGGWFITGRSGKAELVSNTSIGPVTSGWLAGPQLGAGAQQIFTQMSRKYGGQ encoded by the coding sequence ATGCGATCCATACGTCCGCTGCTGGCCTCCACGGGCCTCGCGGCGGCACTCGCGCTGACCGCCACCGCCTGCGGCCCCGGCGACGACGGCGCGGACGGCAAGCCGTCCGCGTCCAGCACCGCCCAGGGCAAGGGCGACGGCGGCCAGGGCCTGTCCGGCGACGTGGCCGGCGCGCTCAAGAAGCACGGCGTCGACCTCGACAAGTGGAAGAACGGCGACTGGAAGAACTGGGACAAGTCCAAGTGGCTGCGCGAGGCCAAGGACTTCGTCAACCCGGTCATCGCCGGGCTGTGGAAGCCCGAGCGGATGAAGTCCGCCAAGGACCCGCAGAAGACCATGGCCGCCGGTGACGTGAACAGCGACCCGGGCATCAGCGACCCGGAGCCGCGTCCGGTCCGGGCCAAGGCCGAGAGCCTGCCCTACCACAACTACGCCGCCCCGGTCGGCAAGGTGTTCTTCGACTCACCCAAGGGCGCCATGGTGTGCTCGGGCACGGTCGTGAAGGACCCGGCGCACCCCGGCAGGTCCAACCTGGTGTGGACGGCCGGCCACTGCGTGCACGCGGGCGCGGGCGGCGGCTGGTACCGCAACATCGCCTTCGTCCCGGCCTACAACGACCAGGGCAAGTCGGCGGCGCAGCTGCAGAACGCGCAGCCGCAGGAGGTCGCCCCCTACGGCGCCTACTGGGCGGACTGGGCCTCGACCTCGGGCGAGTGGATCAGCGGCGGCGGCCCCACCGGCGGCACCGGCGCCCCCTTCGACTACGCCGTGCTGCACGTGAAGCCGGAGAACGGCGGCAAGTCGCTGGAGGAGACCGTCGGCAACGCGCTGACCGTCAACTTCTCGACGCCCGCCGCCCACTCGGTCCCCGCGATGGGCGCCTGGGGCTACCCGGCGGCGCCGCCGTACGACGGCTCGAAGATGTTCAAGTGCGTCGACCGGCCGGGACGGCTCTCCATCGCGCCGGGCACCCCGGCCATGTACCGCATCGGCTGCACGATGACCGGCGGCTCCTCCGGCGGCGGCTGGTTCATCACCGGCCGCAGCGGCAAGGCGGAGCTGGTCTCCAACACCTCGATCGGCCCGGTGACCTCGGGCTGGCTGGCCGGACCGCAGCTGGGCGCGGGCGCCCAGCAGATCTTCACCCAGATGAGCCGGAAGTACGGCGGCCAGTAG